TTGCCACGAGAGAAAGATCCTATAAATATGACACAGAACTGAGACAGTTTTTAAAGAGAAGTAACTCTCAGGGAAGCCACCCAGAGAGAAAATCTTGCAGGTGTAATGAATGTGGGAAGTCCTTCCACTTCCAGTCAGAACTAAGGCGTCATCAGAGATGCCACACCGGAGAAAAGCCCTATGAGTGCAGTGAGTGTGGATGAGCCTTTGGTCATATCTCATCCCTGATTAAACACCAGAGAACTCACATAGGAGAAAAACCCTACGAGTGCCAGGAGTGTGGCCACACCTTCAGTCAGAGTCCCTCCCTTGTCCTGCATTACAGGTTCCACACCCAGGAGAAGCCCTAAAATGTAACAAGTGTGGGAGGGCCTTTAGCCAGAGCAAACACCagagaactcatactggagaaaagccctatgaGTGCAGGGAATGTGGGAAAACCTTCAGCCAGAGCTCCTCCCTCATCGCACATAACAGGTTCCACAGGGAGGAGAAGCCCTACAGCTGCAACGAGTGTGGGAGGGCCTTCAGCCACAGTGCAtacctcacttagcattataggTTTCATACCggggagaagccctacaagtGCAATGCATGTGGGAAGGCCTTTGCCCACCCTGCATCCCTCATTAAACACCGGAAAAGTCATGCTGGGAAACCCCCACCATGAGTTCCGTGAATGCAGGACAGCTttgaggcggacaggcagagtgCAGAGACCCTGGGAGTGTAAGGTCCTTCTGCTGGAGGACATCTTGTCTGCTATCAGCAGTACACACTGTGGAGCAGCCCTCGAGTCACACCCCTCTCTTACCAAACACCAGGAGCTGGTGCTAAGGAGAAGCCATGTGACTGCAGTGGAGGAGGGACGCGTCAGCTAGAAGACACATATTACTCAACAGCAGACATTTATAGTGGGGGAGCCTTGCCAGGGTAATGAGTGTGATATAGGCTTTGGTCACatctgttcattaaaaaaaaaaaaaaatcagacaactCCTGGTGGAGAGGGATGCTGCAAGTGTGGGAATTGTGGAGGAACCTCCTGTGGTGCGCTTCCTTTGTGAGCACCAGAGAACACACAGAAAGCTCAGCATGTGGCACATGACAGTTATCCCAAtgacctaggaggctgaggcaggaggattccaagttcaaggccagcctcgacaacttagtgagaccctgtctcaaaataaaaaatcaaaagggctcagaaggtagctcagtggtagagcacttgcccagcatgtgtgaggccctaggttctatccccagtatcaaaacaaataaaataaaaatcccaaaccACATACCCTTTGAAAGCTGGAGGTGTGGATGTGGCAAGCCTTCATCAGGGCTCATCCCTTATTAcacatcagagaattcatactggagagaaccctggcggggtggggcgggggtgtCGGGGATGGagccatcccttcagaagctggAGAGCTCCCCCTGCTGGTTACAACCCTGGAATGTGGACCATGTGGGGAGCCTCTGCTGGCTCTTCTGCTCTTTGTTATACTGGATAATTTGTAGAACCTTTTAGGCAAGTGGGTCTATCAAGCTCCTAGTCTACCATGCTAGAAGTTAgtattattaagattttttttttttttttttgagatgggatcctGCTGTTTTGCCCATGCTGGTCTTGAATtccagcaatcctcctgcctcagtgtgtgggactacaggtgcatgccatTGTGCCTAGCAACTCTTTGAATTTGGTAAAACTGAGAAAACCCACTAGTATAACTCAGAACTCAGCATACATCAATTCttcaccccagagaaaaaccctaGGAGCTGAAGGAAGGTGAGGAAAATTCCTTTCAGATTTGAAATCCACCACATGAGCTGAAAGGAAGCTAAAAATGGCCTGCCTGGTGACTTCTACCTGCGGAGGTCAATGTTTAACTGTGCCTGTCCTTTGTCACCACATCCTGTGGATCACGGGGAGGGGTGTCACAGGGGCCAGAGTGACAAGGCTGAGCAGGTGGTCAGCCATCAGTGACCTAGCCCAGCCATGATTAGGCTAGGAGATGGATCTTTAGAGAGCATTGCCCTGCAGACCTTCCTGGGCTGGCCTCCTCCCGTGGGTTCAGCTGTAGTTTGGGGATGAGACTGAAGGCCCTTGCTATAGGACACCCTGTGTCCTTGTTTCTCTGTAGCACATTACCTTCTCTGTGAGGCCACAATTAGTCTGTATCTGAGCATGAAGCAATTCCCATTGCAACTGCATGCTAGTAGATTTGGAATTTTTGGaatgaaatcttattttaataCTAAAACCACTAAAATATGgctgtcataaaaaataaaaacctcaaaaacattattctaagtgaaagacGGCAGATATCAGAGTCCACATTATATGGTTTTATCCTtaggaaatgtccagaaaaggACATTTTTCAGAGACAAATGAGATTTAGTGGTGTCCTGGAGAATGGCAAATGAGAGTGACCACAATGTTATGGGGACAGGGGGAGGGGTGTTCTAAAATTGAATTATGGAGATGATTCAATGTTTTGGTAAATTACTAAATCTCTAATGTGTGGGGAGCCACAATGAATGACCACACCTTCCAGAGGGTCTCTGGTCTTGTGATAACCATTTAAGAAATTTCTCTTCATCATCTCACCACTCTTATCAGTTGCTGAAGGCCATGTCTCATGCTTCCTCTGAGAAGGGAGCTTCCAGTAGGTTCTCACCAGCTGGGAGTTActttgaaaaagaatttgactTTCCCACGTTTTCTCAGTGCACCTGGCTGGTTTCATATTTTTGTACTACTTGAAAAGCTTTCCTTCTAGAAAACTGCCAATTAAATATTTCCTTAGAAAAATGTAATGGTGCCTCCTGTTTTTCAAATTCAGAAATAGATTAGCATAGTTTCATATTTAGGATagtgtggtgtgtttgtgtgtgtgtgtaatagaaATTGAGTGCTTTTAGATTTTGCACTGTAATAGTTTCTGATGCCAACTGCTCAGAATTGGGATAAACTTCATGGGTTAAAAACATGGTAGTTCACAAGGCTGCCCTCACAGATTGAGGAGTCCCCAGACCACCTTCATTTCTGACAGCTGGCTACAAATTCAGGGGTTCCCACTACCCCTGTATGTTAGATAACTCACTAGAATGACTCTCAGAACTCAGGACAAAGGgccatgtttttgttgtttgtttttggtatcagggattgaacccaggtgtgcttaaccactgagtcacagccccaacccaaccttttttttttattttttattagagacaagatgtctctacattgcttagggcctttctaagatgctgagtctggctttgaacttgaaaacctccttcctcagcctctggagtcactggatCATGGATATGCACCACCATACAATATTACATTGTCATCATAAATTTAATGATAGCTGAAAGAGACACAGTAGAACCAGCCTAAGGAAGAGATGTAGATTGGGAAAGGTCTAGGAGCTTCCAAATGAAAAGCTCCTGTCATTTCCCAGGAACACATTAGGCTACCTACAAACTTATGTGTGACAATACACAGAGTACTGCCAACCAGGGAGGCTCACCTGAGCATCAGTGTCCAGGGTTTTAATTGGACTTTCATTACATAGGTATAGTGGATTCTATCCCTGACCCCACAGTTGAACCCAGTCACtagcccccttcccttccctagaGGATGGACTGATACCACATGGCTCAAAGCCCCAACCCTCTAATCATTTGGTTGGTACTTCTGGCAAGGCTAGGCTGCCACTCTGCATATCATGCATGGTCCAAGGGCTCTCCTGTTgctcaggaaattccaaggaaCCAGCAACAAGGATTGGCCAAATACTTTATTATACAGCACCCACCTTCAAACAAATCAGTCAAAAATCCTTCTTcacttatttttcaattaaacatGTAACAAACATGAAGATTACAGACATTCCTCAATAAACAACTGCAGTGTATCACTCCCATTTATAGACTCCCTGTTGAGGAGACTGGAAACCAAAGTCTTTGTCCAACACAGCAGGAGTGAGCTCAGCTACAATTACTAAGGAAGAAGAGGGGGACAGGAATCTGTGCCAAATACTCCAAGACATTTGGAGGTCACCTCAATGACCTTCTCTGGgacttggttttcttttctagaaGAGAAAGGGCTTTGCACATGTGGAAATAAAGGCCTTTCAAATAAGAGCAGTCAGAGATGATTCAGAAATTCCTATAACCAAGTCATCAGCCATCATCACCTGCAGCAGACATCCAAATGCATGCAGGGAGTGAGACACctttacaatggaaaaaaataatgaaaggaagCTCAGGTGTGCCCAGGTTGGGAGCTGTTGGCGTGGAAAGCTGGGCTGACCTAGCTGGGAGCAGGACATCTCATGTGACTGCTTCAGGGAGATATGTGACTTTCCATGGTTGGTCCTGAGTTGGGAGTGGGGGCAAAAGACAGAGGAGCTGCAGTGATTGACCAAGTTCAGGCCATGTCTGAGATGACTGCTGCACAGGTCGCCTTCTGGCTTCCAGGATGGTTGCTGTGGAAGTGTGAGCCAGACCTGTGGCTCAGTAGTGTGGCCATCTTCCGCTTGTGTGCTTATGGATCCCCCTTCTGGTATTCTCTTGCTGGAGAGAGGCTGGCCAATTCAGGGACCACTAGAGATGCAGTCTTTACAACGTGGGGAATGTTCCATTGTTCATGTACACTGTAGCACATGATCTTGTTATATCATCTTCATAATCTCTGATAAGAAATGGTAGCCATTGCAGAAGAATGGAGCAAATCGGTCTCCTTAATGTGATGTCTAGCCTGTTCATTGATCCAAGATCAGAAAGAAGTAACAGCAATGGTGCAGATGCCACCATGTCAAGCCAATGAGAAATCCAGAGCAATGCAACAGCCCATCACTTCCTGTGCCAACGCACCAACACAGATCTGTATCCCTGGGAAAGCTGCTGTCAATAACTTATTCCAGAGTtagcaatagtttttttttttttttttaacagtgcttTGATTGTTAGTGGTACCTTGAAAGGTCCCTTGCAAGGAGGTTCAACCTTTCCCTGATGACTCTTCCAATAGACAAAATCTTGTGGTTTAATATAACAAAGAGGGTCTTTAGGAAGATGCTGTGGGAAGGATCTAGACCCAAGTCCTTTGCAGTACTTTTCTATGCCTGGGAATAGCAGGGTAGAGTTTATCATTGGAGGCAAAACCCCTTTGTCCCAGGTGAGTGAATCTTATATTCATAAGGAGTTCTGTGAGTAGTACCTTTAGCTAGGAGTTCAAGGGTTTCTGAAAAATTTGCTCATTTTAATTTAAGGATAATGTTGGTTCTTTCAAGCTTTCTGGGAGATTATATATGGTAAAAACAGTGTCATTTTTAAACATGGGGTAATGCCTTATGGAGTTCTAATGATTCCTATAAAATATGTGCCTTGATCACTTGGTATGAAACTTAGGATGCCTCAGGTTGGGGGAAAAAACCAAGCAGCTACTAGTGGTTGTAAGGACTGTGCATGTTTAGCGAGGAAATGCTTCAGCTCATCCTGAAAACAGATGTATATTGACGCCTATATATTCCAACTCTTTAAGAATGGAAGCTGGGTAAGACCCACCTGAAGGCGTGCAGGGTGGCCCTGGAGGCTTTGACTCCTGGCCATGCCCCACCTTTACAGGATTTCCAGAATTATGCTGACAGGTGATCCATAACCTGAAAAAAAACCTGTTAAAAAGCTTCCTTTTAAAAGTTCCTTCTCCAATACTAATTTAAGATAGTAACCAATTTGTCTGTATTATGATGGACAACTGCATGGAGAAATTTAGATAATATCCATGTGAAATAATCTGATACCAGAAAGCAGCCATTTTGGGAGCACTAGAGATTATCCAAGTGAaggttataatttttaatattcttttttcagAACCAGGGTCTTCACGTTGATAATGTGTAATGCTCTCTTTGAATCACTCTAGATTTGCTCTTTGGGGTTCATTTAGGAGCATAACTTTGGCTGAGGCTGCTACTTTGGCATAATTGCTTGCTAGAGCATTTCCTTTCACATCCACAGTACCACTTCTCATTCTATCTTTGCATGGGCCACAGTCCTTATGATAGCTGCCCCTCTAAGAAGGAAGGAAGCTGCATCTACATGTTccttaatttgttcatttttatgggGTTCTAGCAGAGGTTAGGAAACCCTCCTTGTTTTCAAAGCATCCTAAAGTCACATGCTGCTGCCACACATACCTACTCTCAGTGCATATGTTTGCTCTCTAGTATTTGATGAGTTGACAAACTCTGTGTAGTAAATGCAGTATATTTTGCCATCTGGTCTGACATCCCCTCAGGTCGACTATATTCtaaagagaactcaaattagtgATCACGTATTCTGCTTGATAATCTCCAGTTTCAGTTCTGAATGAGGATCCATCAAAAATAATAAGACAGGATTCTTAATTGGAACTTCTACAGAGATTCCATGATTAAGGAAAGACAACTGTGAGTGTCCCCTTCTGTTAGAAGCTGGAGAATGTCAGGATCCAGAGTGCTAGAGTggtaaaaagaaatgtgagaggGAGAGAACAACACATGTCCTAAGAGGCTAATTAGCTAGCTGAAAGTGAAAACCTCTTtgttcacagatgacatgatttcataCACAGAAAATCCTAAGCATCCACTAAAACCTATTAGAATACAAGAGTCCCACAACATTGCTAGAaacaagatcaatatacaaaaatcattaTTACTTCCGTACATGCACAACGGGCAATCcaaaaatgaaattgagaaaacaattccatgtataatgtcattaaaaagaacaaactacttaggaataaaatttaaaaaggaagtacAACATTTATATTCTGAAAGCTAAACACATtggttgaaagaaattaaagaagttataaaaaagaagtggaaaaaCATCCCATGTACATGGTCAGAAGACACAGTATTGTCAAGATGACTGATCTAGGGACTCCAAGATGGCcacgaatagagtgcatcacaccccgtgtaccgcgtcactgcgcaggtgaataacgagttagaacgacaaaaaactatcttgttaggaatttacagcaaaatcggggtgcaccgaaacctagaggaaggatttccagcaccaaGGTCCGGTAACTGAGTCTCAAacacgagccaactgtgcgaccggaGATCCAAGCTGACGGATCCCCGTGGCCTGCCCTGCGGCTACAGATGGCGGGGCGccgccgagaagcgaccagcaagcagagagaaacgttgctacggattctgtggaattctgccggctgtgccctcactgagccccgggctgagttcgggatttcagacagggaaggaagcggtccagttctatcccccacaacggaaactccaacaaggaagccagcggccaccatcttggagagctgatgtaATCACCTCCAGTCTcggacagattgcaacaataaaacaggtgtgtgctACTCAGCCCaactcccatacagcggggaattcgcataaaatctctcctaggctttccgggggagggattatcagaacaAGCCTGCATAAAGATGCGGGGAAAGGGAGAGACACCTgccctccaactccccctcccatcagcggcgaaaacgaaacctgtcttgccagcgcgAGGGGAGGGgaaagcggaaaaaatcaaaacaatagagtgccggggttcccaatagccaccctccacacccagcaaactgcaggctcagagtacagtttgaactgccgagaggcatcactcaggggaagacTGGGCTAGCAGGGGAAGACtgggctagcaggagaagccaggactagcaggagaaaccaggggactagaggccaggccctcgcgactgaGCGGCTGGAGAACCAACGCCCGCCGGCGACTGAACAcacgactgggcggctagagattgCCCGCCCGCCGGGGACAGCCCATCCGCTGCCcacgcgactgggcggctagagatcgctCGCCCGCCGGCGACCGATCACCCGCTGGCTGCcagcgcgactgggcggctggagaccgcccacCAGCCAGCGACCGCCCACGCGACTGGGCCGCTAGAGACTGCCCGCCTGCCAGCAACCGACCACCCACCCGCTGCCTGCGCAATTGGGCGGCTAGAGAACGCCCGCCCGCAGGCGACCGCCTGTGACCCCcacgactgggcggctggagaccgcccacCCGCCAGCGATCCCGCGGCTAGACCCCAAGGTGCGGCCCAGCATGTATGgcacagagactctaggaagaggtctatagCCATGAAGTAGCCAaccaggagctgaaaccaaccagagacagtccagtcccaccccccacTTCGgacaccccagcaaggagcctggggcccgccatagcagagaggtgatgtcactggagctcggccgttggaattccttcccagcagaatccaatttagcaggcatagtctatcaacacaaaggagagacaacagagatatacaaaaccaaaacaaatctataggagagagcagaaacacagcaatcaaatagagctgggaagtaacgtgaacaacatgaaaaaacaagggaaaaaaggattacaaacaatccAGGACAACTTAAATATATAGGAGGaactagaagcatcagaaacatggatagggaaagaactcaaggcatacctaactcagatggaaaggaatattagagaagacatgagacagcaagtccaagcaatgaaagtatattttgaaaacgaattaaaaaaacaaattcaaatggcaaagaacgagctttaccaagAGAttgagatcttaaaaaaaaaatcaaacagtaatcctagaaatgcaggaaactataaaccaaattaaaaactcaaacgagaatattacaaatagactagatcaagtagaagtcagaacatcagataatgaagacaaagtttatcaacttgaaaagaatatagtcaacacagaaaagatgcttaaatctcacaaaCAATCTATtaaagagatatgggatgtcataaaaaaaccaaatttgagagtcatcgggatagaagaaggcatagagattcaaaccaaaggaatggacaacctattaaatgaaataattctagaaaacttcccagagatgaaagatggaatggattgccaaatcctggaagcctacaggaccccaaacattcaaaaccgtaatagaccaactccaagacatataattatgaagatagccaacatacagaacaaggagagaatattaaaagctacgagagaaaggaggcagattacattcaggggtaaaccaattaggttaatgactgatttttcatcacagactttgaaagcgagaagatcctggaacaatgtatttcaaacgctgaaaaataatggattccaaccaagaatactgtatccagcaaaattaagcttcatatttgacaattaaattaaaatctttcacgataaacaaaagctaaaagaattcgcagccagaaaaccagcactgcaaagcattttgagcaaagtactacaagaagaggaattggaaaatagtgcccaaaactaacagcaggaggtatctcagtaaagggggaggaaaataaccaaaaagtaaaaactagccaaaataaataaataaataaataaacatgactggaagtacaaaccatatttcaactgtaaccttaaacgttaatggcctaaattcaccaatcaagagacataggctagtaacctggatcaaaaaaacaaatccaacaatatgctgccttcaggagactcatatgataggaaaagacatacacaggctgaaggtaaaaggttgggaaaaatcataccactcacatggccctcggaagcaagcaggagtggccatactcatatcgaataaaatcaacttcaaacctaagttaatcaaaagggataaagaaggacactatatactgttaaaaggaaccatccaccaacaagacataacaattatcaatttgtatgcaccaaacaatggtgctgcaacgttcataaaacaaactctcctcaagttcaagagtcaaatagactacaaaacaataattatgggtgacttcaacacaccgctttctccattagacagatcctctagacaaaagctgaataaagaaactatagaactcaatagcacaatcaataacctagacttagccgacatatatagaatatatcaaccatcatcaagtggatgcacgttcttctcagcagcacatggatcttactcaaagataaaccatatattatgccacagggcaactcttagtaaatataaaggtgtggagataataccatgcaccatatctgatcataatggaatgaaactggaaatcaatgataaaagaaggaaggaaaaatcctacatcacatggaaaatgaacaatatgttactaaatgatcaatgggttacagaagacataaaggaggagataaaaaaattcttattagagacaaatgacaatacagacacaacatactggaatctatgggacacaatgaaagca
The sequence above is a segment of the Marmota flaviventris isolate mMarFla1 chromosome 14, mMarFla1.hap1, whole genome shotgun sequence genome. Coding sequences within it:
- the Znf514 gene encoding LOW QUALITY PROTEIN: zinc finger protein 514 (The sequence of the model RefSeq protein was modified relative to this genomic sequence to represent the inferred CDS: inserted 1 base in 1 codon; substituted 3 bases at 3 genomic stop codons), with translation MSLSLKDMQNLEEKSRWMKIPGKQGQPMLAQDKHQAEVTWDHPKRRPKAKESMSSQGVSKELFQISAVXKHIQDELSSSKLKITCACNDHRLGMHQVKQRHLKEMPVTHKSTPILRTDQEWSGLGRSVGLRPVLKSNLNQHSVATRERSYKYDTELRQFLKRSNSQGSHPERKSCRCNECGKSFHFQSELRRHQRCHTGEKPYECSECGXAFGHISSLIKHQRTHIGEKPYECQECGHTFSQSPSLVLHYRFHTQEKPXKCNKCGRAFSQSKHQRTHTGEKPYECRECGKTFSQSSSLIAHNRFHREEKPYSCNECGRAFSHSAYLTXHYRFHTGEKPYKCNACGKAFAHPASLIKHRKSHAGKPPP